Below is a genomic region from Streptomyces sp. RPA4-2.
GACCGAGGAGGTGCTGGAGAGGTTGACGGCCTGGCCGATCTCCCGCATCGACGGCGGGTAGCCCTGGCGCCGGACCGTCTCGGTGATGTAGCCGACGATGGCCGACTGGCGGCTCGTCAGCTCGCCCCCGGCGTTCCGGGTGCCCGGCGGACGGCCTCGGCGTGCGGGCGCGCTGTTCTCCATCCCGGGTACCTCCGTACAAGATCTTCGCAGAACGTGACCTTATCCCGCCATCCGGTGCAACCGGAACACCGGTGTCATCGTGGTCCCGCGGAACGACGGCGGATCGCCACGTCGACCGTGTCCGGGCGCAGGACAGCCGGGACGATCCATTCGGCGTTGACGGCCGGCGGCAGCGCCTTCGAGGGCGGGTCGAAGCCGCCCGCGGCCTTCTCCCCGGTGCCGCGCGGTCGTGTGCGGTCCTGCCCGCTGTTCCGGCTGCTCGCGGGTGGCGTCGGCCATGGGCGCCGCGCGGGCACCTGGTACGCGTCCCGGCCGGAGCAGGTCCTGCGCGCCTGCCGGTCAGGGGGTGGGGGACGCCGGAGCGGGGGGTTCGCCGAAGGCGGCGACCGAGCCGGGCACGAGGTGTCGCCGTACGATCGCCTGCGCGGTCTTTTCGGCGTCGGCGGACAGGCCACGTCCGGTATCGGTCAGCGTGACCTTCACAGCCCTTCGGTCGCGCTCATCTCGATCGCGCTCGATCAGACCGGACGCCTGCATGTCTCGCAGGACGTAGGACATCCGGCCTCCCGATTCCCCGAGGAACGCCGTCAGTTCGGCGACCGGCGCGGATCCGCTCGCGGCTTCGGCGAGGGCGCCGAGGATGAGGTAGTCGAGGAGTGACAGACCATGCCGTGCCCGCAACTCGCCGTGCAGGCGGCCCAAGGTCCTGAGGAGCCCCGGAGCCTGCCGCTGATCGGTGTCGCGCGAAGTGCGGTCGGTCATGTTCGTTCCCCGGGGTCGGCTCTTCGGCCACGAGTCCGCGACCGAAGATTCACAACCAGGTTCCGCACGGCGGCCATGGCGTGCCCATGGGACCTGAAGCCCTCGGATCAGGACACGGTCCGACTCGTCCGCGCCTCGGCTGTGCGACGGGAGCACTCCACACGGACACCGGTCGCCCGGCCCGACGTCCAGATGTGAGGCAGTTGTGGCACGTCCGGCCACCTC
It encodes:
- a CDS encoding MarR family winged helix-turn-helix transcriptional regulator; its protein translation is MTDRTSRDTDQRQAPGLLRTLGRLHGELRARHGLSLLDYLILGALAEAASGSAPVAELTAFLGESGGRMSYVLRDMQASGLIERDRDERDRRAVKVTLTDTGRGLSADAEKTAQAIVRRHLVPGSVAAFGEPPAPASPTP